The Myxococcus virescens region GCGGAGAAGCTGGCCACGGTGGGCGTGTTGGCGGCGGGCATCGCCCATGAGATTGGCACGCCGCTGGGCATCGTCCGCGGCCGGGCCGAGTACGTGCAGGAGAAGCTGGGACGCGAGCACCCCCAGGCGGCCGGCCTGGGCACCATCGTCGGTCAGATAGACAGGGTGAGCCGGACGCTGCGCCAGCTGCTCGACTTCTCCCGGCTCCAACCAGCGGATGCGCAGGCGGTCCCACTGGAGCCCCTGGTGCACAGCGTGCGGGAGTTGCTGTGGATGGAGGCCGAGCGGCGGCGCCTGAAGCTGGAGGTGACGGTCACCTCGCCCGTGCCCGCGGTGGCGGCCGACCCCGACCAGTTCCAGCAGGTGCTCATCAACCTGGTGCTCAACGCGTGTGACGCGTGCGGGGCCGGCGGACGCGTCCGGCTGAGCGCGAGCATGGACACCGGAGACGCCCCGGGCGCCTGGGGCATGGTGCGCGTGGACGTCGAGGACAACGGCTGCGGTATCGCCCCCCACCACGTCCACCAGGTCTTCGACCCTTTCTTCACCACCAAGAAGCGCGGCCAGGGCACCGGACTGGGCCTGACGATGGTGGCGCACATCGTGCGCAACCACGGAGGCCGCATCGAACTGGACAGCGCGCCAGAGCGAGGCACCCGCGTCACCGTGCGCTGGCCCGCCGCGGCGCCCGCCGGAGAGGAGCGACATGTCGTCTAGAGCCAGGGTCCTCGTCGTCGACGACCACGTCGAGATGGGGCAGATGTTGAAGGAACCGCTGACGGACGACGGCTACAAGGTCGACATCGCCACCGGCGGCGCGGATGCCATCGCCCAGCTGCGCGCGCGCGTCTACGACGCGGTGCTGTGCGACCTGCGCATGCAGGACGTGGACGGCTTCGACGTGCTCGACGCCGCGCGCAAGCTGGACCCGGACCTGCCCGTGGTGATGATGACGGCCTTCGGCGGCGTGGAGAGCGCCGTGGAGGCGATGAAGCGCGGCGCGTTCCACTACTTCACCAAGCCCTTCCGGCTGGACGAGGTGCGCCTGTCACTTGAGCGCGCGCTGGAGCAGCGCCGCCTGCGCACCGAGCACCGCACGCTCAAGCAGCAGGCCGCGGACCGTGGGGGCCTGGGCGCCCTGGTGGGCAGCAGCGCCGCGATGCGCGACCTCTACGCGTTGATTGAGCGGGTGGCGTGGTCCGGCGCCCCGGTGCTGGTGCGCGGCGAGAGCGGCAGCGGCAAGGAGCTGGTCGCCCGGGCTTTGCACTTCGAGGGCACCCGGCGCGCGGGGCCCTTCGTGGCCGTCAACTGCACCGCGCTGCCACACGCGCTTCTGGAGAGTGAGCTGTTCGGCCACGTCAAAGGCGCCTTCACCGGCGCCACCACGGCCCGGCGTGGCCTCTTCGTGGAGGCGGACGGCGGCACGCTGTTCCTGGACGAGATTGGCGACATGGCCCCCGAGCTCCAGGCCCGACTGCTCCGCGTGCTGGAGGACGGCGAGGTGCGGGCCGTGGGCGCGGACGGCTCGCGCACGGTGGATGTGCGGGTGGTGGCCGCGACGCACCAGGACCTGGAGACGCGCGTCAAGGAAGGCCGCTTCCGCGCGGACGTCTTCTACCGGCTCAACGTCGTCACGCTGCGGCTGCCGCCCCTGCGCGAGCGCCGCGAGGACATCCCCGCACTCATCGAGCACTTCCTCCAGCAGGCCAAGGCGCGCAATCCGCGCTCCGTCGTGCAGCGGTTCTCCCCGGAGACGCTGGCAGCGCTGGGGGCCCTGCCCTGGGCGGGCAACGTGCGCGAGTTGGAGAACCTGGTGCAGCGGCTGGTCGTGCTCGGCTCGACGGAGGTGGTGGATCTGCCACAACTGCGCCCCCACTTGCCTTCGGACACCAGCCAGGAGAACCACCCGCTGGCCGCGGCACAGCGCACCATCATCCCCCTGCGGCAGCTGGAGACGGAGTACATCGCCTGGGCCGTGGCCCGCTGCGGGGGAAACAAGACGAAGGCGGCCGAGCTGCTCGGCATCGACGTCTCCACCATCCACCGGCGCGAGCGCGCGGAAGGCAATCCGCAACGCTGACCTGGGCACGCTGCAATGGTGCGCGGGCCACGGTTGAGATGTCTCAGAGGGATGGGAGCACGGCACGGGCCTTGTAGATGACACAAGGCATGAACCGAACCCTCCTGTCCCTCCTCGCCGCGGTCAGTCTGGTTGGTTGCGCCTCGAAGCCCAAGACATCCTCCGTCACGGACAACCTGCCGGACCGGCAGCACAGCCCCACCGCCACGGCGGCAACGTCCCACCGGACCTCCGATGAAGACGAGGACGCGTCCCGCCGGGCCATGAGCCCGCTGTCCGCCGACCCGGTGTACTTCGAGCTCGACTCGGCCACGCTGCGGCCCGAGTCGCGCGACATGCTCGCGCAGCTCGCCACGGGCCTGCGGGAGCGGCCCCTGACGCGAGTGACGGTGTCGGGCCACACCTGCGAGCTGGGGACCACGGAGTACAACATCGCGCTGGGCCACCGGCGCGCGGCGGTGGTGCGCGACTACCTGCGCAACCTGGGCGTGGAGCCCAAGCAGCTCTCCATCGTCTCCTACGGCGAGGAGCGGCCACTGACCGACACCCAGACGGAAGAGGCGTTCCGCAAGAACCGCCGCGCGGAGTTCACGTTCTCCTCCAAGGAGCAGGCCACACGCTGAGCCGCAGGAAGTCTGTCGGGCCTCCCCGGTACGCTGTTCCCGGAATGCGCTCCGGTAACACCGGGCGCTGGGGAGGGATGGGGAATGGGAAGCAGAATGCGCCGGAGGCCTGGCTACAAGTCCCGGCCCTCCGTGGCCGGATTGGCGGAGTCGTTGGGGTTGCTACGGTCTCGAGACCTGGAGACACATGGCGCTCCACGCAGCCAGCTCAACCTGCTGTGCAATATCGGAGCCCTGCGAGAAGTCGCGCCCGGCGTCTGGGCGCGATCGAGCGCGATGGTGACAGCCGCGGC contains the following coding sequences:
- a CDS encoding sigma-54-dependent transcriptional regulator, which gives rise to MSSRARVLVVDDHVEMGQMLKEPLTDDGYKVDIATGGADAIAQLRARVYDAVLCDLRMQDVDGFDVLDAARKLDPDLPVVMMTAFGGVESAVEAMKRGAFHYFTKPFRLDEVRLSLERALEQRRLRTEHRTLKQQAADRGGLGALVGSSAAMRDLYALIERVAWSGAPVLVRGESGSGKELVARALHFEGTRRAGPFVAVNCTALPHALLESELFGHVKGAFTGATTARRGLFVEADGGTLFLDEIGDMAPELQARLLRVLEDGEVRAVGADGSRTVDVRVVAATHQDLETRVKEGRFRADVFYRLNVVTLRLPPLRERREDIPALIEHFLQQAKARNPRSVVQRFSPETLAALGALPWAGNVRELENLVQRLVVLGSTEVVDLPQLRPHLPSDTSQENHPLAAAQRTIIPLRQLETEYIAWAVARCGGNKTKAAELLGIDVSTIHRRERAEGNPQR
- a CDS encoding OmpA family protein gives rise to the protein MNRTLLSLLAAVSLVGCASKPKTSSVTDNLPDRQHSPTATAATSHRTSDEDEDASRRAMSPLSADPVYFELDSATLRPESRDMLAQLATGLRERPLTRVTVSGHTCELGTTEYNIALGHRRAAVVRDYLRNLGVEPKQLSIVSYGEERPLTDTQTEEAFRKNRRAEFTFSSKEQATR